From the Anopheles merus strain MAF chromosome 2L, AmerM5.1, whole genome shotgun sequence genome, the window ATTACAGGAGTATCCCCCTATCATTCACTGCCCTGACTCTCAATCTAATCTAATGTACAAACGCGCGGTGTATGCCACATGGACCAGATTCTCGATATTTGTTACCTTACTTTAAAAGGATGTGTTCCATTTGCCTTCAAATAATACACAATTGTTGTTTACATAGTTACCGCCTAGTCCTTAAGACATTGCCAAACTCTAGCACCTAGAATGCACATGTTCTTTTTCACCTTTAAGAACCGATTcttatacaaaaaaagaaaacaaaaaataaaacataacaaacgTTTATGCTCCACTATTTGCAAACCAAACACGAATCATTTGATTCTTTCAGTATTTGTAGTACTCGACCGCAAATCGGATCTAGGGGTACTGCTAAcaaatttacaaaaacaaaaaaatgcaaatcgcAACTTGTCTTTTTATAGCACTTTCGGACTGCGTCTAAAACAAATCGAACAATTGTTATGTGGAACAGTTTCTTTTCACAGAGTGCATATGACATGTATGAAACACGTAAACGCTCATTTGAAGGAACACATCCAAAACTGTCCTTATTTATGCAAGCATAACGACTATTATCCTTGACTCTGTTCTCTGTTCTTACTTCCCAACGTTTTTGTTATGCTGCACAAATAAATGGCTGCTggcaaatctatttttaatgATCTTTCCTCACATCCTGATCTACCTTCTGCACGTACTTatcctctttttttgttttgtttatgacTACCCCCATGTTGTATACTGgatcatgatgatgaataGATATTTTAGATTTTCTATTTTAGAACGTGTGGGTATGCAAAATTTACGTATAACTGATAAGAAACAATGAAatctgttgttgctgtgtttaaTTTCCGCTTTCCGACTTCTGGGCCAAGAATTCCAATCGTATTGGAGAAAATGACTATGGTGTAAGGTATAGAgctatgtgtgtttgtgtatctgTAGCATAGCTTAGAAGAGCAGAGGTATACACACTCTGGTATTTAGAAAACGTGGTGTGGTGTTTTAGTAAGGAACGttagaaaacagatatgacaCGCTTTCTCCGTTGTGCGTCCTACGGACAGCCTCGGCGAACATCATCGAAACGTCGATGCActggaaaaagggggaaagcACAAGACAATAATTACGCAATCATCATACTCACACAAAGCTTTCATTTCGTTCGTACCTGAATTTTGGGACAATCCTTCATATGGCCATCCTGCGGGATCGTATTTGTCACTACTACTGCCTCAAAGCAAGCATTGTTTATCCTTGAGATGGCCGGCCCGCTGAAGATACCGTGCGTCAGTATGGCGTAAACTTTCGTTGCACCAGCCTCTACCAGCTTGTCCGCCGCGTGGCAAATGGTACCACACGTGTCGGCCATATCGTCTACCAGGATCGCCACACGATCCTTCACATCGCCAACCAGCACCATCGAGGCGACCTCGTTTGCCTTCTTACGCTCCTTGTGGATCAAAGCGAACTCCACGTTTAACCGATCCGCGATGGAGGTAACACGTTTCGCACCGCCCGCATCCGGCGACACAATGATGGAGTTCCGCCACTCGGCAATGTTTTCCCTGATCCATTTCAGTACTGCCGGTTCGGCGTACAAATTGTCGACCGGTATATCGAAGAAACCCTGCAATAAAAAACCATTACAATCTGATCTCGGATTTTTCTTCCTTCGCAACACCAGTGCCCACTTGATAGAATAGCTTACCTGAATCTGTGAAGCGTGCAAATCCATTGTAATGATATGATCGGCACCCGCAACGGAAAGCATATTTGCTACCAATTTTGCAGAAATCGGCGCACGGCTCTGTATAGGATGgaaaaaaacgcagaaaacAAGCAATTACAGAAAAAGAGGCAGAAGTTTGTTTCCGTTTCTCGATCAACCATAACCCAAACAACAAtcccaaaccaaaaaaaattaagaaaaaaacacatttgcaacacattcaatGATATTGTACTTAttgttgttaatttttcaCTTAGATTAGTCGAGATCATTGCGCACAAGTGTACCATACAACAACGCACTGCTGTTACGGACATGCATCCCAGTATCGGTGTTAGGATGAGTATAAAAGCGGGTAGGGTTAATATTtcggttctgtttttttccacaaattgcccaatattttattgaatgATCGTATCAACTATGCATCTCACATACAAACCACATCAGTGCAAAGGGAGCGAGAAAAGGACATGACCAcgaaaatttgaaatttacacTGGAACAATGTAACAGTGTTCCACAGGGTAAAACAAACGCATGGAAATGAACCAATCGAATGATACTTTTGATAAAGAGCAGTTTGGTTGGAATATAAATATCTAAATTCAAATTACATTGGATGATTATCCAATGTTCTTCACTTCAAACATTCGGAAGAGCGACGTattagagaaagagaaagagagcaggGAATAAAAGTGGTGCTAAGCTAAACAATAATTCGTgtgtataaaattaaaaacacaaactcTCCGGTCAGGTGCATTTTGCAACAAAACCCGCTATATGTACAAGGCCATTTCTAGACatacgaaacacacacattggctTTAGATTGTTTGCAATAACAACAGAGATTCGATTCGCTTTATGCCGTGAATTTTTCTACACAATTTTAATAAAGCATTTACCTAAAAGGAAGGGACACTCGCATATTCTTTTGCTACCTGAACttccatgattttttttcactacTCACTAGATAGGCCTCTGGTATGTAATCCTAAGATGGGTGAGAAATGGTTAAACACAATGATACAGAACGGAAACAtgaggaaaaaaagagaaagagaaaacgtAAGATAATGTTTCAGGCATGATTACAGTGAAGCTACCGGTTGTACAGGATATTACATCGATCCTTTCGAAACTGCACACATCCGTTTCTTTCCTACACGTTGTcttttaaaaatcatgagGCTATTTAACGCAAATGGGTAGGAGGATTTAAAGCCATGTTTTAGGCAATGCTttgtatttataaaaaaagggaattaCACGTGTGCAGCATGTTctgtgcaaaaacaaaaagacgcATATTGATAGAAAACCACAAAGAGCACCTGTAAAACCGAGAAGAACCAATCAACAGCTTAGTGTCTCTCCCTTATGGCGCTTCGTAAAATAACTCCACAatacatacaaaacaaacataaatcaaTCATTAACTACTCCCGTCTACCATATTATTCCACTGCTTTTGgcgattgattgtttttacatgtacaaaaaaacaagcaaaacccgatttacaaaacacaaaacacgaaAGACAAACGCGTACGATGAATGACATACAATGAATAGTACAGAACAGCAAAAATGTCAATTATTGTTCGAAAAAAAAGATCGTAAATGATTCTTAAATTATACAAAACGTTTCactaat encodes:
- the LOC121591695 gene encoding ribose-phosphate pyrophosphokinase 1 isoform X2, whose amino-acid sequence is MGRKGSKQRKLPPDSQEVRSSHPIRARTLIRSSLEKASVISNTSNSSSGGSPACGSNLVHSLSSATPSTGGSSISDSGSDSKHPTDSISTPSVDPHQLLQSRMPNIKVFSGSSHPDLASRIVDRLGIDLGKVVTKKFSNLETCVEIGESVRGEDVYIVQSGSGEINDNLMELLIMINACKIASASRVTAVIPCFPYARQDKKDKSRAPISAKLVANMLSVAGADHIITMDLHASQIQGFFDIPVDNLYAEPAVLKWIRENIAEWRNSIIVSPDAGGAKRVTSIADRLNVEFALIHKERKKANEVASMVLVGDVKDRVAILVDDMADTCGTICHAADKLVEAGATKVYAILTHGIFSGPAISRINNACFEAVVVTNTIPQDGHMKDCPKIQCIDVSMMFAEAVRRTHNGESVSYLFSNVPY
- the LOC121591695 gene encoding ribose-phosphate pyrophosphokinase 1 isoform X3, whose protein sequence is MPVRSSHPIRARTLIRSSLEKASVISNTSNSSSGGSPACGSNLVHSLSSATPSTGGSSISDSGSDSKHPTDSISTPSVDPHQLLQSRMPNIKVFSGSSHPDLASRIVDRLGIDLGKVVTKKFSNLETCVEIGESVRGEDVYIVQSGSGEINDNLMELLIMINACKIASASRVTAVIPCFPYARQDKKDKSRAPISAKLVANMLSVAGADHIITMDLHASQIQGFFDIPVDNLYAEPAVLKWIRENIAEWRNSIIVSPDAGGAKRVTSIADRLNVEFALIHKERKKANEVASMVLVGDVKDRVAILVDDMADTCGTICHAADKLVEAGATKVYAILTHGIFSGPAISRINNACFEAVVVTNTIPQDGHMKDCPKIQCIDVSMMFAEAVRRTHNGESVSYLFSNVPY